In Pyrus communis chromosome 1, drPyrComm1.1, whole genome shotgun sequence, the following are encoded in one genomic region:
- the LOC137745475 gene encoding uncharacterized protein gives MAKVNKLRRKHDFRAVKKIQHPLKVLKDVHSKKKPHKAVEKKDWENVTCSVCMEFPHNAVLLLCSSYNKGCRPYMCATGHRYSNCLEQYKKAYTKACSIQNSQPWNGPMDSLGFSSSEGEPKEKTDVPELLCPLCRGQVKGWTVVEPARQYFDAKKRTCLQENCSFAGTYKQLRKHVKAKHPLARPREVDPLLEEKWKKLEYERERSDVISTIVSSTPGAVIMGDYVLEPNPDGIYSDSDSELDDDSDSDDFGFRSFDIGGLFSRRTILDENGFLRASASRSAFAPRRGSVRGRGVVRRLVGLRGGGVQRRIREPGRFL, from the coding sequence ATGGCCAAAGTTAACAAGTTGCGACGTAAACATGACTTCCGAGCTGTAAAGAAGATCCAGCATCCATTAAAGGTTCTTAAAGATGTGCATTCAAAAAAGAAACCTCACAAAGCAGTGGAGAAGAAAGATTGGGAAAATGTGACATGTTCGGTCTGCATGGAGTTCCCTCACAATGCTGTTCTCCTCCTTTGTTCCTCTTATAATAAGGGCTGTCGCCCATATATGTGTGCCACTGGCCATCGCTATTCAAACTGTCTCGAACAATATAAGAAAGCGTACACAAAAGCATGTTCAATTCAAAATTCTCAACCATGGAATGGACCAATGGACAGTTTAGGTTTCAGTTCAAGTGAAGGGGAGCCCAAGGAGAAGACAGATGTACCAGAGCTTTTATGCCCGCTATGTCGGGGGCAAGTGAAGGGTTGGACAGTGGTGGAACCAGCACGACAATATTTTGATGCCAAGAAGAGAACATGCTTGCAGGAAAATTGCTCATTTGCTGGAACTTATAAACAGCTCAGAAAACATGTTAAGGCAAAGCACCCATTGGCACGACCCCGAGAAGTGGATCCTTTACTTGAAGAAAAATGGAAGAAGCTTGAGTATGAGAGAGAGCGAAGTGATGTTATCAGCACAATAGTGTCATCTACTCCAGGGGCAGTGATCATGGGGGATTATGTGCTGGAGCCAAACCCTGATGGCATTTACAGTGATTCTGATTCGGAGCTAGATGATGACAGTGACTCAGATGATTTTGGATTTCGTTCATTTGATATTGGTGGTCTCTTCTCACGGCGCAcgattttggatgaaaatggTTTTTTGCGTGCTTCGGCTTCTCGTTCTGCCTTTGCACCTCGACGTGGTTCTGTTCGAGGCAGGGGAGTGGTGCGGAGGCTTGTCGGGCTTAGAGGTGGGGGCGTGCAGCGTAGAATTAGAGAACCTGGACGATTCTTATGA